In the genome of Nocardia terpenica, one region contains:
- a CDS encoding aminotransferase class III-fold pyridoxal phosphate-dependent enzyme, translating to MTRAHDPITRPHESRVSAYSRRLPIVPVEARGTRVRGSDGRWYRDCLAAAGAMSLGWNHPVVTEAIRRTLDSGEPLLSLDFHTPARDGFVEALLGTLPPGLADDCVVHLCAPSGANAIEAALTVAEIATGGTEHVAVQGGFHGCSRAARSVSSGGGLRKPRLARVPDVRFLPFPQEYRCPFGVGGTQSVDLAVRAVRETFTDPHGGLTAPASLLTEFVLGEGGVVAAPPRWARALREAADAAAVPLIADEIQAGVYRTGRAWAFQHCDVEPDMIAISKGLGSGIPVAVLVIRREFDAWDPGVFTGTFRGSALAFAAATAVLRYAADNRLGDHVTAMGELLRQGLTAVAASSAVIGEVRTAGLMAGVEIIDPDGPVDPRAIAAPGTDLAARIQRECLDSGLIVETGGRYGSVIRFLPPLIIDADEIAAVVDIFASAVERVENRRRSDPLEVPCPT from the coding sequence GTGACCCGAGCACACGACCCGATCACCCGTCCGCACGAATCACGGGTGTCGGCCTATTCCCGGCGGCTGCCGATCGTCCCGGTCGAGGCCCGCGGCACTCGCGTGCGCGGCAGCGACGGCCGCTGGTACCGGGACTGCCTGGCCGCGGCCGGTGCGATGTCGCTGGGCTGGAACCATCCGGTGGTCACCGAGGCGATCCGGCGCACCCTCGATTCCGGAGAACCCCTGCTGTCGTTGGACTTTCACACCCCGGCGCGGGACGGGTTCGTCGAGGCCCTGCTCGGCACGCTGCCGCCCGGACTGGCCGACGACTGCGTGGTGCACCTGTGCGCACCCAGCGGAGCCAATGCCATCGAGGCGGCCCTGACGGTGGCCGAGATCGCCACGGGCGGAACCGAACACGTCGCGGTGCAGGGCGGCTTCCACGGTTGCAGCCGGGCCGCGCGGTCGGTGAGTTCCGGTGGGGGACTGCGGAAGCCGCGGCTGGCCCGCGTCCCCGACGTCCGATTCCTGCCCTTTCCGCAGGAGTATCGCTGCCCGTTCGGCGTCGGCGGCACGCAGAGCGTGGATCTGGCCGTGCGGGCGGTGCGCGAGACCTTCACCGACCCGCACGGCGGGCTCACCGCCCCGGCGTCCCTGCTCACCGAATTCGTTCTCGGCGAAGGGGGAGTCGTCGCGGCCCCGCCCCGCTGGGCGCGGGCGCTGCGGGAGGCCGCCGACGCCGCGGCAGTGCCGCTGATCGCCGACGAGATCCAGGCCGGTGTGTACCGCACCGGCCGGGCGTGGGCATTCCAGCACTGCGACGTCGAGCCCGACATGATCGCGATCTCCAAGGGCCTGGGCTCGGGAATCCCCGTGGCGGTGCTGGTGATTCGCCGCGAATTCGACGCGTGGGATCCGGGCGTGTTCACCGGAACCTTCCGCGGCAGCGCCCTGGCCTTCGCCGCGGCGACCGCGGTGCTGCGTTACGCCGCCGATAATCGGCTCGGCGACCACGTCACCGCGATGGGCGAACTGTTGCGCCAAGGGTTGACCGCGGTGGCCGCCTCGTCGGCGGTGATCGGCGAGGTGCGCACGGCCGGGCTCATGGCCGGGGTGGAGATCATCGACCCGGACGGGCCCGTCGACCCGCGCGCAATCGCGGCGCCGGGGACGGACCTGGCGGCGCGGATCCAGCGAGAGTGCCTGGACTCGGGCCTGATCGTGGAGACCGGCGGCCGCTACGGCAGCGTGATCCGCTTCCTGCCACCGCTGATCATCGACGCCGACGAGATCGCCGCCGTGGTCGACATCTTCGCCTCCGCCGTCGAACGGGTGGAGAACCGCCGCCGATCCGACCCCCTGGAGGTGCCGTGTCCGACCTGA
- a CDS encoding ABC transporter ATP-binding protein: MTAGDATPAVRTTELCKTYPGATTGAVNGLDLEIPRGIVYCLLGRNGAGKSTTIRMLTTLLPPSAGTAEVLGVPLEDVRRLRPLIGVALQEVALDPWLDTREQLEFGLALAGWSRTRRRARVAELIDRFGLGAVGRKRIGALSGGMRRRIDVALAVSHDPQLLFLDEPSSGLDIEGKDELWRAISELRDEGRTVVLTTHDMEEAVALADRVGIIKAGTLISSGPAAELTRARGARARIAAEPAAHRDAIDDLRTAGFEVATEHARTVTVALPAANAREIARLTAVLGGSGLADCEVRVDTTSLRDAFLEVTR, encoded by the coding sequence ATGACCGCCGGCGACGCGACCCCGGCCGTCCGCACCACCGAACTGTGCAAGACCTACCCGGGCGCGACCACCGGTGCGGTGAACGGCCTCGACCTGGAGATCCCGCGCGGCATCGTGTACTGCCTGCTCGGCCGCAACGGCGCGGGGAAGAGCACCACGATCCGCATGCTCACCACCCTGCTGCCGCCGTCGGCGGGAACCGCGGAGGTCCTGGGCGTGCCCCTGGAGGATGTGCGGCGGCTGCGCCCACTGATCGGGGTGGCGTTGCAGGAGGTGGCGCTGGACCCCTGGCTCGACACGCGCGAACAGCTCGAGTTCGGGCTCGCCCTGGCCGGATGGTCGCGGACCCGCCGCCGCGCCCGGGTCGCGGAGCTGATCGACCGATTCGGGCTGGGTGCGGTGGGGCGCAAGCGCATCGGCGCGCTGTCGGGCGGGATGCGCCGCCGCATCGATGTGGCGCTGGCGGTCTCGCACGATCCGCAGCTGCTGTTCCTGGACGAACCCTCCAGCGGCCTGGACATCGAGGGCAAGGACGAACTGTGGCGGGCCATCTCGGAGCTGCGGGACGAGGGCCGCACCGTCGTGCTCACCACCCACGATATGGAGGAGGCGGTCGCCCTGGCCGATCGGGTCGGCATCATCAAGGCGGGCACGCTGATCTCCTCCGGGCCCGCCGCGGAACTCACCCGGGCCCGCGGCGCCCGCGCGCGCATCGCCGCCGAACCCGCCGCCCACCGCGACGCGATCGACGACCTGCGCACCGCGGGTTTCGAGGTCGCCACCGAACACGCACGGACCGTCACGGTCGCACTCCCGGCCGCCAATGCCCGCGAAATCGCCCGTCTGACCGCGGTATTGGGCGGCAGCGGGCTGGCGGACTGTGAGGTGCGGGTGGACACCACCTCGCTGCGCGACGCGTTCCTGGAGGTCACCCGATGA
- a CDS encoding ABC transporter permease produces the protein MTTLRLFLRYLVVGLRQPVFGFVFPIVFPVVLVIFVRAMFQRVAQLPGFPVHSYTAYIAPGIIMLIPMIGSGYGASTLLEEIGSGFVDRLRLQGVSARQVLTAKIGFEAVRILPAGLIVIGLLAALGAPLRAGAVTVVALLALMCLWSAAYSSLFYLAAVRTLNPQAPIALLPLALPVLFVSQALMPTTFLADWLRMAIDVNPFSHVVAAAATLMYGAFDPVRLLIGIAVAAAVLVVLHLLLMRLVRRRIGL, from the coding sequence ATGACGACGCTGCGGCTGTTCCTGCGCTATCTGGTGGTCGGGCTGCGGCAACCGGTGTTCGGGTTCGTCTTCCCGATCGTCTTCCCGGTGGTGCTGGTGATCTTCGTGCGCGCCATGTTCCAGCGGGTGGCGCAGCTGCCGGGCTTCCCCGTGCACTCCTACACCGCCTATATCGCGCCCGGGATCATCATGCTGATCCCGATGATCGGCTCCGGCTACGGCGCGAGCACCCTGCTCGAGGAGATCGGCTCCGGATTCGTGGATCGGCTTCGGCTGCAAGGGGTTTCCGCGCGCCAGGTGCTGACCGCCAAGATCGGTTTCGAGGCGGTCCGCATCCTGCCCGCCGGGCTGATCGTCATCGGGCTGCTCGCCGCCCTCGGCGCACCGCTGCGCGCCGGAGCGGTGACGGTGGTGGCGCTGCTGGCGCTCATGTGCCTGTGGTCGGCGGCCTACAGTTCGCTGTTCTACCTCGCCGCCGTGCGCACGCTGAACCCGCAGGCCCCGATCGCCCTGCTGCCGTTGGCCTTACCGGTGCTGTTCGTCAGCCAGGCCCTGATGCCGACCACCTTCCTGGCCGACTGGTTGCGCATGGCGATCGACGTCAACCCGTTCTCGCACGTGGTCGCCGCCGCGGCCACGCTCATGTACGGCGCCTTCGACCCGGTGCGGCTGCTGATCGGGATCGCCGTCGCCGCAGCGGTTCTCGTCGTGCTGCACCTGCTGCTGATGCGGCTGGTGCGCCGCCGCATCGGCCTGTGA
- a CDS encoding phosphopantetheine-binding protein — MTVTVEQTLHDILVDDLELSPEELHPDADLVADLGFDSLSFATGVAEIRDRLGVTLTKDAVFSCRTLGDLQRLVSGALAA, encoded by the coding sequence GTGACCGTCACCGTCGAACAGACCCTGCACGACATCCTCGTCGACGATCTCGAATTGTCCCCCGAGGAGCTGCATCCCGACGCCGATCTCGTCGCGGACCTGGGTTTCGACTCGCTGTCGTTCGCCACCGGTGTCGCCGAGATCCGCGACCGGCTGGGGGTGACGCTGACCAAGGACGCCGTCTTCTCCTGCCGCACCCTCGGCGATCTGCAACGGCTGGTGTCCGGTGCGCTGGCCGCCTGA
- a CDS encoding fatty acyl-AMP ligase: MNRFTIALIDSAARGDNGIRTGDPAALSRTSWRAVHAEARRIAGGLVEAGLRRGGAVAVLAAAPADIAPLVQGIWLAGGTVTMLHQPTPRADLADWAADTRRALAVIDAEIVVLGAPFEAVRDPAVPARWITVDELRTGPDMDPVATADADLAFLQLTSGSTGAPKAVAVSYANMYANIRAMEFVSLISVRRDVMVSWLPLFHDMGMMGFLVAPMFLGVDLISVTPADFLTSPLIWARLVSEHGGTMSAAPNFAYGLLARKLGRAPDGAYDLSSLRFALNGAEPIDHAVVQRFLTAGARFGLRPEAIVPAYGMAEATLAVSFARPGTGAALDRVDPAELRSDGRAVDSTADDAATHVRLGTPLPGIEVRVRAESGALAAIREVGELEVRGDSIIRRYRTADGFVDAVDESGWLATGDLGYLTEDRQIVVCGRKKDMLIVSGRNIFPVDVERLAAGVAGVRAGNAVAVRTADASESFAVIVESADTERARIAREVATRVQAGLGVGPRRVEVVAPGRLPKTPSGKLRRLDAAALLAEGPIGC; encoded by the coding sequence GTGAATCGGTTCACGATCGCACTCATCGACAGTGCCGCCCGCGGCGACAACGGAATCCGCACCGGCGACCCGGCCGCGCTCTCCCGCACCTCGTGGCGGGCGGTGCACGCCGAGGCCCGCCGCATCGCCGGTGGCCTGGTCGAGGCGGGGCTGCGCCGCGGCGGCGCGGTCGCCGTGCTGGCCGCCGCACCGGCCGATATCGCCCCACTGGTGCAGGGCATTTGGCTCGCGGGCGGCACCGTCACCATGCTGCACCAGCCGACGCCGCGCGCCGATCTCGCCGACTGGGCCGCCGACACCCGCCGCGCCCTGGCCGTGATCGACGCCGAGATCGTGGTATTGGGCGCGCCTTTCGAGGCCGTGCGGGACCCGGCCGTACCGGCGCGCTGGATCACGGTGGACGAGCTGCGAACCGGCCCGGACATGGATCCGGTGGCCACCGCGGACGCGGATCTGGCGTTCCTGCAACTGACTTCGGGCTCGACGGGTGCGCCCAAGGCCGTCGCCGTCAGCTACGCCAATATGTACGCCAATATCCGCGCCATGGAATTCGTCTCGCTGATCAGCGTGCGCCGCGACGTCATGGTCAGCTGGCTGCCGTTGTTCCACGACATGGGCATGATGGGCTTCCTGGTCGCGCCGATGTTCCTCGGCGTCGACCTGATCTCGGTGACCCCGGCCGATTTCCTGACCTCCCCGCTGATCTGGGCGCGGCTGGTGAGCGAACACGGCGGAACCATGTCCGCCGCACCGAATTTCGCCTACGGGCTGCTGGCCCGCAAGCTCGGCCGCGCTCCCGACGGCGCGTACGATCTCTCGTCCCTGCGTTTCGCGCTCAATGGCGCCGAACCCATCGATCACGCTGTCGTGCAACGATTCCTGACCGCCGGGGCCCGCTTCGGGCTGCGCCCGGAGGCGATCGTGCCCGCGTACGGCATGGCGGAGGCGACCTTGGCGGTGTCGTTCGCCCGGCCCGGCACCGGGGCCGCCCTGGACCGGGTGGATCCGGCGGAACTGCGGTCCGATGGTCGTGCCGTGGACTCGACCGCCGACGATGCCGCCACCCATGTCCGCCTCGGCACGCCACTGCCCGGGATCGAGGTGCGGGTGCGCGCCGAATCCGGTGCCCTGGCGGCGATCCGGGAGGTCGGCGAGCTCGAGGTGCGCGGGGACAGCATTATTCGCCGCTACCGGACCGCCGACGGATTCGTCGACGCCGTGGACGAGTCCGGCTGGCTGGCCACCGGCGATCTCGGCTACCTGACCGAGGACCGCCAGATCGTGGTGTGCGGGCGCAAGAAGGACATGCTGATCGTCTCCGGGCGCAACATCTTCCCGGTCGATGTGGAGCGCCTCGCCGCCGGGGTGGCGGGCGTGCGGGCCGGGAACGCGGTGGCCGTCCGCACCGCCGACGCCTCCGAATCGTTCGCCGTGATCGTGGAATCGGCGGACACCGAACGCGCCCGCATCGCCCGCGAGGTCGCGACCCGCGTTCAGGCCGGGCTCGGTGTGGGCCCGCGCCGCGTGGAAGTGGTTGCGCCGGGCCGTCTTCCGAAGACACCGTCGGGCAAGCTGCGGCGCCTGGACGCGGCGGCGCTGCTGGCCGAGGGCCCGATCGGGTGCTGA
- a CDS encoding MlaE family ABC transporter permease codes for MLNSVRTLGRTTLLAADALGWLVRDVAAGRVPWRDMLAQGWFIVGVTVVPAVFVAVPFGVIISVQVGQLTQQIGATSLAGAAAGIGVVRQGAPLVAALLLGGAAGAAIAADLGSRTIREEIDAMRVMGIDPVRRLLVPRLAAMVAVAPLLCVVIVFMGLATGYVINVGVQHGTAGGYLSSIAAFVTVSDLIVALAKSALFGFVVVVLAGQRGLSASAGPKGVADAVNASVVLGVVVTFCLNLVLTQALSVFGERVVR; via the coding sequence GTGCTGAATTCGGTGCGCACGCTCGGCCGGACCACCCTGCTGGCGGCCGACGCGCTGGGCTGGCTCGTCCGCGATGTGGCCGCGGGGCGGGTGCCGTGGCGCGACATGCTCGCGCAGGGCTGGTTCATCGTCGGCGTCACGGTCGTGCCCGCGGTGTTCGTCGCGGTGCCGTTCGGGGTGATCATCTCGGTGCAGGTGGGGCAGCTGACCCAGCAGATCGGCGCCACCTCCCTGGCCGGTGCCGCGGCCGGGATCGGTGTGGTCCGCCAGGGCGCGCCGCTGGTGGCTGCGCTGCTGCTGGGCGGCGCGGCGGGGGCGGCGATCGCCGCCGACCTCGGCTCCCGCACCATTCGCGAGGAGATCGACGCCATGCGGGTGATGGGCATCGACCCGGTGCGGCGACTGCTGGTGCCGCGGCTGGCCGCCATGGTCGCGGTCGCGCCGCTGCTGTGCGTGGTGATCGTGTTCATGGGGCTGGCGACCGGCTACGTCATCAATGTCGGCGTGCAGCACGGGACGGCGGGCGGGTATCTGTCCTCGATCGCGGCCTTCGTGACCGTCTCGGACCTGATTGTCGCCCTGGCGAAGTCGGCGCTGTTCGGGTTCGTGGTGGTGGTGCTCGCCGGGCAGCGCGGGCTGTCGGCCAGCGCGGGACCCAAGGGGGTGGCCGATGCGGTGAACGCGTCGGTGGTGCTCGGCGTGGTCGTCACGTTCTGCCTGAATCTCGTGCTGACGCAGGCGCTGTCGGTGTTCGGCGAGCGAGTGGTGCGGTGA
- a CDS encoding ABC transporter permease, with amino-acid sequence MAQLPRPPIGSAVRPLGNGLERLGHQLDFGGRVLASLPHAARAYRRQTMIALTDIVWGAGSLVVGGGTAAVLIFLGLAIGGSVGVEGLDTLNRVGMGPLTGFVSAYANTRELAPIVAAVGFAAQAGCRMTAEIGAMRIAEEIDALEALAVRPIAFVVATRVLAGVLTIVPLFLIALVMAYLACATAVNLVHGQSPGTYFHYFGAFLRPADVACAVLKAVVLVAVVIVIHCYHGFFASGGPEGVGRACGHAIRASLVAVIVVDMVLTTLFWGADSGIRISG; translated from the coding sequence ATCGCGCAACTACCGCGGCCGCCGATCGGTAGTGCGGTGCGGCCGTTGGGAAACGGATTGGAACGGCTCGGGCATCAGCTCGATTTCGGCGGGCGCGTGCTCGCCTCGCTCCCGCACGCGGCCCGCGCCTATCGCCGCCAGACCATGATCGCCCTGACCGATATCGTCTGGGGCGCAGGCAGTCTGGTGGTGGGCGGCGGCACCGCCGCGGTGCTGATCTTCCTCGGTCTCGCTATCGGCGGCTCGGTCGGCGTGGAGGGGCTGGACACCCTGAACAGGGTCGGGATGGGACCGCTGACCGGCTTCGTCTCCGCCTACGCCAACACCCGGGAACTGGCCCCGATCGTGGCCGCCGTCGGATTCGCGGCCCAGGCCGGGTGCCGGATGACCGCCGAGATCGGGGCCATGCGCATTGCCGAGGAGATCGACGCCCTCGAGGCGCTGGCCGTGCGGCCGATCGCCTTCGTCGTCGCGACCCGCGTGCTCGCGGGGGTGCTCACCATCGTGCCGCTGTTCCTCATCGCGCTCGTCATGGCCTACCTGGCGTGCGCGACCGCGGTGAACCTCGTGCACGGGCAGTCGCCGGGCACCTACTTCCACTATTTCGGCGCGTTCCTGCGGCCCGCGGATGTGGCGTGCGCGGTGCTCAAGGCGGTCGTCCTGGTGGCGGTGGTCATCGTGATCCACTGCTATCACGGGTTTTTCGCCTCCGGCGGCCCGGAGGGGGTGGGCCGCGCCTGCGGGCACGCCATTCGCGCCAGCCTGGTCGCGGTGATCGTGGTCGACATGGTGCTGACCACCCTGTTCTGGGGCGCGGACAGCGGAATCAGGATCTCCGGGTGA
- a CDS encoding MlaD family protein, whose protein sequence is MSGERAALRRRGAAVLTAAAIVATVVLAHAQGRFRDGTDLVVEAPAVADGLAAGSEVTFHGMVVGTVRQVTVAADDTRRVRLRLDPGPAAAVPAAVAARFTSANVFGTPAIELVPQGDGPRIGDHARIPLAADADLGSSTAVLQHSGRLTAVLDSPQVRRLLDLAARDPGTLAPAVDAVTGLARAVAANRRGDIAHYLRIAGNLGHGAADLEPAMAHALVALLDQSAYFDDEANRARTRKAIAGLSREFLPGYATLFGGNLDSFTQILAVVMDLGVPLGMSYGSLAPAYGRLPELMDRIGAAFPVVDGRVQLQLRIIADTMPQIARSVTGPEAPR, encoded by the coding sequence GTGAGCGGGGAACGCGCGGCGCTGCGTCGCCGGGGCGCGGCGGTGCTGACCGCGGCGGCGATCGTGGCGACGGTGGTCCTCGCCCACGCGCAGGGCCGCTTCCGCGACGGAACAGATCTGGTCGTGGAGGCGCCGGCGGTGGCCGATGGGCTGGCCGCGGGATCGGAGGTGACCTTCCACGGCATGGTCGTCGGCACCGTCCGGCAGGTCACCGTCGCCGCGGACGACACCCGGCGCGTCCGCCTGCGTCTCGACCCCGGACCCGCGGCGGCCGTCCCCGCGGCGGTCGCCGCCCGATTCACCTCCGCCAATGTCTTCGGCACGCCCGCAATCGAATTGGTGCCGCAGGGCGACGGACCGCGGATCGGCGACCACGCCCGGATACCGCTCGCGGCCGATGCGGACCTCGGGTCCAGCACGGCGGTGCTCCAGCACTCCGGGCGGCTGACGGCGGTGCTCGACTCCCCGCAGGTGCGCCGACTGCTGGACCTGGCGGCCCGCGATCCGGGAACGCTGGCCCCGGCCGTGGACGCCGTCACCGGGCTGGCGCGGGCGGTGGCCGCGAACCGGCGCGGCGATATCGCGCACTACCTGCGCATTGCCGGGAACCTCGGGCACGGGGCGGCCGATCTGGAACCGGCGATGGCGCACGCGCTGGTCGCCCTGCTCGATCAGAGCGCCTACTTCGACGACGAGGCCAATCGCGCCCGCACCCGTAAGGCCATCGCGGGTCTGAGCCGAGAATTCCTGCCCGGCTACGCGACCCTGTTCGGCGGCAATCTCGACTCGTTCACCCAGATCCTCGCCGTCGTCATGGATCTCGGTGTGCCGCTGGGCATGTCGTACGGCAGCCTGGCGCCCGCCTACGGGCGGCTGCCGGAGCTGATGGATCGGATCGGCGCGGCGTTCCCGGTGGTGGACGGGCGAGTGCAGTTGCAGCTGCGGATCATTGCCGACACCATGCCGCAGATCGCGCGCTCGGTGACCGGGCCGGAGGCGCCCCGATGA
- a CDS encoding MCE family protein, producing MIRVRGPALKLGVFVVLVGLCLGVLLTTLRGPRPGGTGYAAVFADASGLAVGDAVRMSGVQVGRVTAIAVTGDATARVRFSVDAGRLHATTGAAIRYQTLLGQRYLELTEPDPPGPPLPAGATIPLDRTVPGFDVTRLFNGFKPLFATLDTAQLNRLAENLLHVVQGDGAGIGPVLDDLHALLRFATDRDAVVALLVRNLGDIADEIGGKSERVGALIQQVAGIIGVFSGRAHELVESLRTAAHGLEPDVGILTELESLYDDTSQPLLDLVRRSVPSSDQLAQLISLVPALIRGLNAHYPAAGQADFTCSSSVVAPPDIGAAVLATQHLVVCS from the coding sequence ATGATCCGGGTGCGCGGCCCGGCACTGAAATTGGGCGTTTTCGTCGTGCTCGTCGGCCTGTGCCTCGGCGTCCTGCTCACGACGCTGCGCGGACCCCGGCCCGGCGGCACCGGGTACGCGGCCGTCTTCGCCGACGCGTCCGGGCTGGCGGTCGGCGACGCCGTGCGCATGTCCGGCGTGCAGGTGGGCAGGGTGACGGCCATCGCGGTGACCGGCGATGCCACGGCGCGGGTGCGGTTCTCGGTCGACGCCGGGCGGCTGCACGCCACCACCGGCGCCGCGATCCGCTACCAAACCCTGCTCGGGCAGCGATATCTGGAGCTGACCGAACCCGACCCGCCCGGCCCCCCGCTGCCCGCGGGCGCCACCATCCCGCTCGACCGCACGGTACCCGGCTTCGATGTGACCCGGCTGTTCAACGGGTTCAAGCCGCTGTTCGCCACGCTGGACACCGCGCAACTGAATCGGCTCGCGGAGAATCTGCTGCACGTGGTGCAAGGCGACGGTGCCGGTATCGGACCCGTGCTCGACGATCTGCATGCGTTGCTGCGCTTCGCCACCGATCGCGATGCGGTCGTGGCGCTGCTGGTGCGCAATCTCGGGGACATCGCCGACGAGATCGGCGGCAAATCGGAGCGGGTGGGCGCGCTCATCCAGCAGGTGGCCGGGATCATCGGCGTATTCAGCGGGCGGGCCCACGAATTGGTGGAATCGCTGCGGACCGCCGCGCACGGCCTGGAACCCGATGTCGGCATCCTCACCGAACTGGAGTCGCTGTATGACGACACCTCGCAGCCACTGCTGGATCTGGTGCGCCGGTCGGTTCCGAGCAGCGACCAACTGGCCCAGCTGATTTCGCTGGTTCCGGCATTGATCCGCGGCCTGAACGCCCACTATCCGGCCGCCGGGCAGGCCGATTTCACCTGTTCCTCGTCCGTGGTGGCACCGCCCGATATCGGCGCGGCGGTGCTGGCGACCCAACATCTGGTGGTGTGCTCATGA
- a CDS encoding MlaD family protein, with protein sequence MRRDRTERRREIRWGITASVLAVVALIGLGLVRFVSVGEDTHVAEFGSSGGLRSGDEVRIAGVRVGRVRSVDLAGDHVRVGFTVTSGTRVGDRSAAQVRLLAPTGGHYLALDPSGTKPLGNQPIPRARTGTPYELTDVVEHATSPLRDTDGQTLRTTMAELDRALADRPDTVRGILTDLNQLVGVVAAQSDRLDRAVAVSDEYIAATADDRAVLADFVRRMGAISTELGQGKTEVIRAFQLLRRLIEVTHRPIMTYADQAEPIVHQLEQLLAKVHDAPERLDSAIAGIDEFVRKVGPLVGAGPGPVGARICVPAQGRQC encoded by the coding sequence ATGAGACGTGACCGTACCGAGCGTCGACGCGAAATCCGGTGGGGCATAACGGCATCCGTATTGGCTGTGGTCGCGCTGATCGGACTCGGCCTGGTTCGGTTCGTGTCCGTGGGGGAGGACACGCACGTGGCCGAGTTCGGCAGCTCCGGCGGGCTGCGGTCCGGCGACGAGGTCCGGATCGCCGGGGTCCGGGTGGGCCGGGTGCGCTCGGTCGACCTGGCCGGTGACCACGTCCGGGTCGGATTCACCGTGACCTCGGGCACTCGGGTCGGAGACCGTTCCGCCGCCCAGGTGCGCCTGCTCGCACCCACCGGCGGGCACTACCTCGCGCTGGACCCCTCCGGAACGAAACCACTGGGGAATCAACCGATTCCGCGAGCTCGGACCGGCACACCCTACGAGCTCACCGATGTGGTCGAGCATGCGACATCGCCGCTGCGGGATACCGACGGCCAGACCCTGCGGACCACCATGGCGGAACTGGACAGGGCGCTCGCCGACCGACCCGACACCGTCCGGGGCATCCTCACCGACCTGAACCAGCTCGTCGGAGTCGTTGCGGCACAATCGGACCGACTCGACCGCGCCGTCGCCGTCTCCGACGAATACATCGCCGCCACCGCCGACGACCGCGCGGTCCTCGCCGACTTCGTCCGCCGAATGGGCGCGATCTCCACCGAACTGGGCCAAGGCAAAACCGAAGTGATCCGAGCCTTCCAACTCCTACGCCGCCTGATCGAGGTAACCCACCGCCCGATCATGACCTACGCCGACCAGGCGGAACCGATTGTGCACCAGCTCGAACAGCTACTCGCCAAGGTCCACGACGCCCCCGAACGACTGGACTCGGCAATCGCGGGCATCGACGAATTCGTCCGCAAGGTGGGGCCGTTGGTAGGTGCCGGGCCTGGACCAGTTGGTGCTCGTATATGCGTGCCCGCGCAAGGAAGGCAGTGCTGA
- a CDS encoding MlaD family protein has product MPIRLRHITFGLLLLAVPALSGSSAVTPVDRIRYGKPICAEFADVAGLYRGNEVAVLGVPVGVVDRIEPVGDRLRVSMRIRPDVVVPDGTSAVTLADSIVTDRRVELIRPADHGPEPQPGHCIPLSHTKTPVGISETFTVMRQLSNDLGGDHTAGDTLRNLDRALHGTDATANDLLGRASAVAGDPRTRDASLRRLIDNLDTLTTMFAGNWPDMQLLLEHLRDGLEVVDGLSANFAPMIDLSNQLLPVLARLADTYGPRIYPMLDGLVPMAHAALQRSGDIRDLLSHMAGPR; this is encoded by the coding sequence ATGCCCATCAGGCTGCGCCACATCACATTCGGCCTCCTCCTTCTCGCCGTCCCCGCGCTGTCCGGCTCGTCGGCCGTGACGCCCGTCGATCGCATCCGCTACGGCAAACCGATCTGCGCCGAGTTCGCCGATGTCGCCGGGCTGTACCGCGGCAACGAGGTAGCAGTGCTCGGCGTACCGGTCGGGGTGGTGGATCGGATCGAACCGGTCGGCGATCGGCTGCGCGTGTCGATGCGGATTCGCCCCGATGTAGTGGTGCCGGACGGCACGAGCGCGGTCACCCTGGCCGACTCGATCGTCACCGATCGTCGCGTCGAACTGATCCGCCCCGCCGACCACGGCCCCGAACCGCAACCGGGCCACTGTATTCCACTGTCGCACACCAAAACGCCCGTCGGTATCAGCGAAACATTCACCGTCATGCGCCAATTGAGCAACGACCTCGGCGGCGATCACACGGCGGGCGACACCCTGCGGAATCTGGACCGCGCCCTGCACGGCACCGATGCCACCGCCAACGACCTGCTCGGCCGAGCCTCCGCCGTGGCGGGCGACCCCCGGACCCGCGACGCGTCGCTGCGGCGGCTGATCGACAATCTGGACACGCTGACCACCATGTTCGCCGGGAACTGGCCCGATATGCAGCTGCTGCTCGAGCATCTGCGCGACGGCCTGGAGGTGGTGGACGGGCTCTCGGCGAACTTCGCGCCCATGATCGACCTCTCCAACCAGCTGCTGCCGGTGCTGGCCCGCCTCGCCGACACCTACGGCCCGAGGATCTACCCGATGCTCGACGGCCTGGTGCCCATGGCCCACGCCGCATTGCAGAGGTCGGGCGATATCCGAGATCTCCTGTCGCACATGGCCGGGCCGCGATGA